In a genomic window of Streptomyces katrae:
- a CDS encoding metallophosphoesterase gives MVEGSMTQGAGQGPAMRTDTLRDFRVPVNEPAPYAVSAGLPGETPVYGEYPAYYTPEAVPQQRTGDAAHPEFPAAGPEDDLDGYTPTQRDLPVIGRGATGGPGDTVQVQYVPQEAPGAGPGPLYVVGDVHGYLDELIHELQAQNLIDADCHWSAGNARIWFLGDFTDRGPDGIGVIDLVMRLSAEAAAAGGYCKALMGNHELLLIGAKRFGDTPVNSGAGTATFQAAWLLNGGQRADMERLEDVHLQWMSRLDAATLADGHLLLHSDTTAYLDYGDSIEDVNDTIHELLNRNDADTTWDLFRKFTKRFAFRDEETGPQAVRRLLATYGGSRVVHGHSPIPYLLGEVGTEDGDEAHGPEAVDGPHVYADGLAIAMDGGVTMAGKLLVQQLPLRD, from the coding sequence GTGGTGGAGGGGTCGATGACTCAGGGGGCCGGTCAGGGACCCGCGATGCGGACGGACACGCTGCGGGACTTCCGGGTGCCCGTCAACGAACCCGCGCCGTACGCCGTGTCCGCCGGCCTGCCCGGGGAGACGCCCGTGTACGGCGAGTACCCCGCGTACTACACCCCGGAGGCCGTTCCGCAGCAGCGCACGGGCGACGCCGCCCACCCGGAGTTCCCGGCCGCCGGCCCCGAGGACGACCTCGACGGCTACACCCCCACCCAGCGCGACCTGCCCGTGATCGGGCGCGGCGCGACGGGCGGGCCCGGAGACACCGTCCAGGTCCAGTACGTCCCGCAGGAGGCCCCGGGCGCCGGCCCCGGCCCCCTCTACGTCGTGGGCGACGTGCACGGCTACCTCGACGAGCTCATCCACGAGCTCCAGGCGCAGAACCTGATCGACGCCGACTGCCACTGGTCCGCCGGCAACGCCCGGATCTGGTTCCTCGGCGACTTCACCGACCGCGGCCCCGACGGCATCGGCGTCATCGACCTCGTCATGCGGCTGTCCGCCGAGGCCGCCGCGGCCGGGGGCTACTGCAAGGCCCTGATGGGCAATCATGAGCTGCTGCTCATCGGCGCGAAGCGGTTCGGCGACACCCCCGTGAACTCCGGTGCCGGCACCGCCACCTTCCAGGCCGCCTGGCTGCTCAACGGCGGCCAGCGCGCCGACATGGAGCGCCTGGAGGACGTCCACCTCCAGTGGATGTCCCGGCTGGACGCGGCCACCCTGGCGGACGGGCACCTGCTGCTGCACTCCGACACCACCGCGTACCTGGACTACGGCGACTCCATCGAGGACGTCAACGACACCATCCACGAACTTCTCAACCGCAACGACGCCGACACCACCTGGGACCTGTTCCGGAAGTTCACCAAGCGCTTCGCCTTCCGCGACGAGGAGACGGGCCCGCAGGCCGTGCGCCGGCTGCTGGCCACCTACGGCGGCAGCCGCGTAGTCCACGGCCACAGCCCCATCCCGTACCTGCTCGGCGAGGTGGGCACCGAGGACGGCGACGAGGCACACGGGCCGGAAGCCGTCGACGGACCGCACGTGTACGCGGACGGGCTCGCCATCGCGATGGACGGCGGCGTGACAATGGCGGGCAAACTGCTGGTCCAACAACTGCCGCTGCGCGACTGA
- a CDS encoding LacI family DNA-binding transcriptional regulator, translating to MTAAGKHHVSRAETTRRVGGRQGRAGIRDVAAAAGVSITTVSDALNGKGRLPDATRRHVREVADRLGYRPSAAARTLRTGKSGLIGLTVTTYGDEPFTFTEFAYFAEMARAATSAALARGYALVILPATSRHDVWSNVALDGTVVIDPSDHDPVVSELVRQGLPVVSDGRPAGSLPVTAWVDNDHEAAVLGLLDHLAAAGARRIGLLTGTTTDTYTRLSTTAYLSWCERVGQDPVYESYPAHDPCAGAVAADRLLARPDRPDAVYGLFDPNGTDLLAAARRYGLRVPEDLLLVCCSESTVYANTEPPITTLSLKPRRIGTAVVQLLIDAIEGVDTGRPVEQVVPTELIIRTSSQRRTPRTTISPPRSPSQD from the coding sequence ATGACAGCAGCAGGGAAGCATCACGTGAGCCGGGCCGAGACCACCCGGCGGGTCGGCGGCCGACAGGGCCGCGCCGGCATCAGGGACGTGGCCGCCGCGGCGGGCGTGTCCATCACAACCGTCTCCGACGCGCTCAATGGCAAGGGGCGGCTGCCAGACGCCACCCGCCGCCACGTCCGCGAGGTGGCCGACCGGCTGGGCTACCGGCCATCCGCCGCCGCCCGCACCCTCCGCACCGGAAAGTCGGGCCTCATCGGCCTCACCGTGACGACGTACGGGGATGAACCTTTCACCTTCACCGAATTCGCCTACTTCGCCGAGATGGCGCGGGCCGCGACCTCCGCCGCCCTCGCACGCGGCTACGCCCTCGTCATCCTCCCGGCCACCTCACGGCACGACGTCTGGTCCAACGTGGCCCTGGACGGCACCGTCGTCATCGACCCCTCGGACCACGACCCGGTGGTCAGCGAGCTCGTCCGCCAGGGCCTGCCCGTGGTCTCCGACGGCCGGCCCGCCGGGTCCCTCCCCGTCACCGCCTGGGTCGACAACGACCACGAGGCCGCCGTGCTGGGCCTGCTCGACCACCTCGCCGCCGCCGGGGCCCGCCGTATCGGGCTGCTGACCGGCACCACCACGGACACCTACACCCGGCTCTCCACGACCGCCTACCTCAGCTGGTGCGAACGCGTCGGCCAGGACCCGGTGTACGAGTCCTATCCCGCCCACGACCCCTGCGCCGGAGCCGTCGCCGCCGACCGGCTCCTGGCCCGGCCCGACCGCCCCGACGCCGTCTACGGACTCTTCGACCCGAACGGCACCGACCTCCTCGCCGCCGCCCGGCGCTACGGGCTGCGGGTCCCCGAGGACCTGCTCCTGGTCTGCTGCAGCGAGTCCACCGTCTACGCGAACACCGAGCCGCCCATCACCACCCTCTCCCTCAAGCCGCGCCGCATCGGTACCGCCGTCGTGCAATTGCTGATCGACGCGATCGAGGGGGTCGACACCGGACGTCCCGTCGAACAGGTCGTCCCGACCGAGCTGATCATCCGTACGTCCTCGCAGCGCAGAACCCCCCGGACCACCATCAGCCCCCCGCGCTCGCCGTCCCAGGACTGA
- the hisC gene encoding histidinol-phosphate transaminase: protein MSEKSPKLRAELDGIPTYKPGKPAAEGGAVAFKLSSNENPYPPLPGVLETAVAAAHRFNRYPDMACTGLVNELAERFGVPAEHIATGTGSVGVAQSLIQSTAGPGDEVMYAWRSFEAYPIITQISGATSVQVPLTDGDVHDLDAMAAAITERTRLIFVCNPNNPTGTAVRRAELERFLDRVPSDVLVVLDEAYREFVRDTDVPDGIELYRDRPNVAVLRTFSKAYGLAGLRVGFAVAHEPVAAALRKTAVPFGVSQLAQDAAVASLRAEDELMGRVGALVCERNRVHETLLAQGWTVPDTQANFVWMRLGERTAEFAAACEKAGVVVRPFAGEGLRVTIGETEANDLFLHTAEAFFKEL, encoded by the coding sequence GTGAGCGAGAAGAGCCCGAAGCTGCGCGCCGAGCTGGACGGCATCCCCACCTACAAGCCCGGCAAGCCCGCCGCGGAGGGCGGGGCCGTCGCTTTCAAGCTGTCCTCGAACGAGAACCCCTACCCGCCGCTGCCGGGGGTCCTGGAGACCGCGGTCGCGGCCGCCCACCGTTTCAACCGCTACCCGGACATGGCCTGCACGGGCCTGGTGAACGAGCTGGCGGAACGGTTCGGCGTGCCGGCCGAGCACATCGCCACGGGCACCGGCTCCGTGGGCGTGGCCCAGTCGCTGATCCAGTCGACGGCCGGCCCGGGTGACGAGGTCATGTACGCCTGGCGGTCCTTCGAGGCCTACCCGATCATCACGCAGATCTCGGGTGCGACGTCGGTGCAGGTCCCGCTGACCGACGGGGACGTCCACGACCTGGACGCGATGGCCGCGGCGATCACCGAGCGGACGCGGCTGATCTTCGTTTGCAATCCCAACAACCCGACCGGCACCGCGGTGCGCCGGGCCGAGCTGGAGCGGTTCCTGGACCGCGTGCCCTCCGACGTCCTGGTGGTGCTGGACGAGGCCTACCGGGAGTTCGTCCGCGACACCGACGTGCCGGACGGCATCGAGCTCTACCGCGACCGTCCCAACGTCGCCGTGCTGCGTACGTTCTCCAAGGCCTACGGCCTGGCCGGGCTGCGCGTGGGCTTCGCGGTGGCGCACGAGCCGGTCGCGGCGGCGCTGCGCAAGACGGCCGTGCCCTTCGGCGTCAGCCAGCTGGCCCAGGACGCGGCGGTCGCCTCGCTGCGCGCCGAGGACGAGCTGATGGGGCGCGTCGGGGCGCTCGTGTGCGAGCGCAACCGGGTGCACGAGACGCTGCTGGCCCAGGGCTGGACGGTCCCGGACACGCAGGCCAACTTCGTCTGGATGCGGCTGGGGGAGCGGACCGCCGAGTTCGCGGCGGCCTGCGAGAAGGCCGGTGTGGTGGTCCGGCCCTTCGCGGGCGAGGGCCTTCGGGTCACGATCGGTGAGACCGAGGCGAACGACCTCTTCCTGCACACGGCGGAGGCCTTCTTCAAGGAGCTGTAA
- a CDS encoding cyclophilin-like fold protein: protein MQIRISWPAGLLTATLDETPTSKALATALPISASANTWGEEVYFDTGVSVALEHDARQVVEPGTVAFWTEGDALALPYGPTPISRGGESRLASPCNVLGSFDGDPRLLATVRDGDPIRVELV, encoded by the coding sequence ATGCAGATTCGAATCTCATGGCCCGCGGGCCTGCTCACGGCGACCCTCGACGAGACCCCGACCAGCAAGGCGCTGGCCACGGCCCTCCCCATCTCCGCCTCCGCGAACACCTGGGGCGAGGAGGTCTACTTCGACACGGGCGTCTCCGTGGCTCTGGAGCACGACGCCCGGCAGGTCGTGGAGCCCGGCACCGTCGCCTTCTGGACCGAGGGCGACGCCCTCGCACTGCCCTACGGCCCCACGCCCATCTCACGCGGAGGCGAGAGCCGCCTGGCGAGCCCCTGCAACGTGCTCGGCTCGTTCGACGGCGACCCCCGCCTCCTGGCCACCGTCCGCGACGGCGACCCCATCCGTGTGGAACTGGTCTGA
- a CDS encoding cytochrome ubiquinol oxidase subunit I: protein MDLALAPETLARWQFGITTVYHFLFVPLTISLAALTAGLQTAWVRTEKEKYLRATKFWGKLFLINIAMGVVTGIVQEFQFGMNWSDYSRFVGDIFGAPLAFEALIAFFFESTFIGLWIFGWDKLPKKIHLACIWMVSLGTVLSAYFILAANSWMQHPVGYRMNEERGRAELTDFWRVLTQDTALTQFFHTITAAFLVGGAFMVGISAFHLARKKHIPVMRSSLRVGLVVMIIAGMGTAISGDMLGKVMFKQQPMKMAAAEALWDGEAPAPFSVFAYGDVDKGHNKVAIEIPGVLSFLANSDFDSFVPGINDVNKAEQEKFGPGDYRPNIPVAYWGFRWMIGFGMASLGIGVLGLWLTRKRFLLPPGLRTGEDEVPHLVLFKKALSPRFAQLYWLVALWTMCFPLLANSWGWIFTEMGRQPWVVYGVLRTRDAVSPNVSQGEVLTSMIGFTALYAVLAVIEVRLLVKYVKAGPPELTEADLNPPARIGGDDQNADRPMAFSY from the coding sequence GTGGACCTAGCTTTGGCGCCTGAGACATTGGCGCGCTGGCAGTTCGGCATCACCACCGTCTACCACTTCCTCTTCGTTCCGCTCACGATCTCGCTCGCCGCGCTGACCGCCGGCCTGCAGACCGCCTGGGTGCGGACCGAGAAGGAGAAATACCTCAGGGCCACGAAGTTCTGGGGCAAGCTTTTCTTGATCAATATCGCGATGGGCGTGGTCACCGGCATCGTCCAGGAGTTCCAGTTCGGTATGAACTGGTCGGACTACTCGCGGTTCGTGGGCGACATCTTCGGGGCGCCGCTCGCCTTCGAAGCGCTGATCGCCTTCTTCTTCGAGTCGACCTTCATCGGCCTGTGGATCTTCGGCTGGGACAAGCTGCCGAAGAAGATCCACCTGGCCTGCATCTGGATGGTCTCCCTCGGCACCGTCCTGTCCGCGTACTTCATCCTCGCCGCGAACTCGTGGATGCAGCACCCGGTCGGCTACCGGATGAACGAGGAACGGGGCCGGGCCGAGCTCACCGACTTCTGGCGCGTCCTCACCCAGGACACCGCGCTAACCCAGTTCTTCCACACCATCACGGCCGCCTTCCTGGTCGGCGGCGCCTTCATGGTCGGCATCTCCGCCTTCCACCTCGCGCGCAAGAAGCACATCCCCGTGATGCGCAGCTCGCTGCGGGTCGGCCTGGTCGTCATGATCATCGCCGGTATGGGCACCGCCATCAGCGGCGACATGCTCGGCAAGGTGATGTTCAAGCAGCAGCCCATGAAGATGGCCGCCGCCGAGGCCCTGTGGGACGGCGAGGCCCCCGCGCCCTTCTCCGTCTTCGCCTACGGCGACGTCGACAAGGGCCACAACAAGGTGGCCATAGAGATCCCGGGCGTGCTCTCGTTCCTCGCGAACAGCGACTTCGACTCCTTCGTCCCGGGCATCAACGACGTCAACAAGGCCGAACAGGAGAAGTTCGGCCCCGGTGACTACCGGCCCAACATCCCCGTCGCCTACTGGGGCTTCCGCTGGATGATCGGCTTCGGCATGGCCTCCCTCGGCATCGGCGTGCTGGGGCTGTGGCTGACCCGCAAGCGCTTCCTGCTGCCGCCCGGGCTGCGCACCGGAGAGGACGAGGTTCCCCATCTCGTCCTCTTCAAGAAGGCGCTCAGCCCGCGGTTCGCGCAGCTGTACTGGCTCGTCGCGCTCTGGACCATGTGCTTCCCGCTGCTCGCCAACTCCTGGGGCTGGATCTTCACCGAGATGGGCCGTCAGCCGTGGGTGGTCTACGGAGTGCTGCGCACCAGGGACGCCGTCTCGCCGAACGTCTCGCAGGGCGAGGTGCTCACCTCGATGATCGGCTTCACTGCGCTCTACGCCGTCCTCGCCGTGATCGAGGTCAGGCTGCTCGTGAAGTACGTCAAGGCCGGCCCGCCCGAGCTGACGGAGGCCGACCTCAACCCGCCGGCCCGGATCGGCGGGGACGACCAGAACGCCGACCGGCCGATGGCCTTCTCGTACTGA
- the cydB gene encoding cytochrome d ubiquinol oxidase subunit II, producing MQLHDVWFVLIAVLWTGYFFLEGFDFGIGVLTKLLARDRAEKRVLINTIGPVWDGNEVWLLTAGGATFAAFPEWYATLFSGFYLPLLLILVCLIIRGVAFEYRHKRSEDRWQTNWEHAIFWASLIPAFLWGVAFANMVRGVKIDQHMEYVGNLFDLLNVYSLLGGLVTLTLFTFHGAVFASLKTVGDIRDRSRALATRLGVVTAVLALAFLIWTQVSRGDGRSLIAMAVAVIALAAALGCNLAGREGWSFALSGITIAAAVAMLFLTLFPNVMPSSLDDAWSLTVTNASSTPYTLKIMTWCAGVAAPLVMLYQGWTYWVFRKRIGTQHIADAH from the coding sequence ATGCAGCTTCACGACGTCTGGTTCGTACTCATCGCCGTCCTGTGGACCGGCTACTTCTTCCTGGAGGGCTTCGACTTCGGCATCGGCGTACTCACCAAGCTCCTGGCGCGCGACCGCGCCGAGAAGCGGGTCCTGATCAACACGATCGGCCCCGTCTGGGACGGCAACGAGGTCTGGCTGCTCACCGCGGGCGGTGCCACCTTCGCGGCCTTCCCCGAGTGGTACGCCACGCTCTTCTCCGGCTTCTACCTGCCGCTGCTGCTCATCCTCGTCTGCCTGATCATCCGCGGCGTCGCCTTCGAGTACCGGCACAAGCGGTCCGAGGACAGATGGCAGACCAACTGGGAACACGCCATCTTCTGGGCCTCGCTGATCCCCGCCTTCCTGTGGGGGGTGGCCTTCGCCAACATGGTGCGCGGTGTGAAGATCGACCAGCACATGGAGTACGTCGGAAACCTCTTCGACCTGCTCAACGTGTACTCGCTCCTGGGCGGGCTGGTCACCCTCACGCTGTTCACCTTCCACGGTGCGGTGTTCGCCTCGCTCAAGACCGTCGGTGACATCCGGGACCGCTCGCGCGCACTGGCCACCCGGCTGGGTGTGGTGACGGCCGTACTGGCCCTGGCCTTCCTCATCTGGACCCAGGTCTCGCGCGGCGACGGCCGCAGCCTGATCGCCATGGCCGTCGCCGTGATCGCGCTGGCCGCCGCGCTCGGCTGCAACCTGGCGGGCCGTGAAGGCTGGTCGTTCGCCCTGTCCGGGATCACCATCGCGGCGGCGGTCGCGATGCTCTTCCTGACGCTGTTCCCGAACGTCATGCCGTCCTCGCTGGACGACGCATGGAGCCTCACGGTCACCAACGCCTCGTCCACCCCGTACACCCTGAAGATCATGACCTGGTGCGCCGGTGTGGCGGCCCCGCTGGTGATGCTCTACCAGGGCTGGACGTACTGGGTGTTCCGCAAGCGGATCGGTACGCAGCACATCGCCGACGCGCACTGA
- the cydD gene encoding thiol reductant ABC exporter subunit CydD — MKPIDPRLLRYARSTRLFLGAVVALGLAGAGLVVGQAMLIAEIVVGAFERGLDAGALRSPLLLLAAVALGRALVAWLTELAAHRAGAAVKSELRGRLLDRAADLGPGWLGGQRTGSLVSLATRGVDALDDYFSRYLPQLGLAVVVPAAVLARIVTEDWVSAAIIVVTLPLIPLFMILIGMATQSRMDRQWRLLSRLSGHFLDVVAGLPTLKVFGRAKAQAESIRRITDDYRQATMRTLRIAFLSSFALELLATLSVALVAVTIGMRLVHGELDLYTGLVILILAPEAYLPLRQVGAQYHAAAEGLAAAEEIFTVLETPAPRAGAGAPVPAGGPVIQLDAVEVRHEGRAASSPGPVSLVVGPGECVALTGPSGAGKSTLLNVLLGFVAPTSGRVRVDGTDLAGLSLEQWREQIAWVPQRPHLFAGTIAENVRLARSGADDAAVEAALRDAGAWEFVSALPRGTQTLLGEGGAGLSAGQRQRLALARAFLADRPVLLLDEPTAALDGETEAAVVEAVRRLTAGRTVLLVVHRPALLAVADRVVAVGEGATDGTAEGALAVPATAAAPRTPAEASDPGEWILGTARERTGGGNADSGGGDPLRRVRAVAAAWQGRFRLGLLLGALAVGCSVGLMAVSGWLISRASEQPPVLYLMVAVTATRAFGLGRAVFRYAERLVSHDAVLRMLADLRVAVYRRLERIAPAGLREQRRGDLLSRLVADADALQDYWLRWLLPVGTAVLVGTGSVAFTAWLLPGAGMVLGVGLLVAGVGVPLVSGACARGAERRLAPARGELATRVADLLTGTAELTVAGALAERKARARDADGALTRIASRGAAAAGLGGGLSALVCGLTVVCAAFAGAGAVADGRLSGVAMAVVVLTPLAAFEAVAGLPLAVQYRQRVRRSAERVYEVIDAPEPVVEPAEPRELPSSPFPLRLTGLAARHGGQERDALHGLDLTLEAGRRIAVIGPSGSGKTTLAQVLMRFLDPSDGSYTLGGADARALDGDGVRRFVGLCAQDAHIFDSSVRENLRLARTGASEAHLREALAAARLLEWADGLPDGLDTLVGEHGQRLSGGQRQRLALARALLADFPVLVLDEPAEHLDLATADALTADLLAATEGRATVLITHRLAGLAAVDEVLVLDRGAVVQRGAYAELAQVEGPLRNLLERERRAGAIPADCTS; from the coding sequence GTGAAACCGATCGACCCGCGCCTGCTCCGGTACGCCCGTTCCACCCGCCTCTTCCTGGGGGCGGTGGTGGCCCTCGGGCTCGCCGGGGCGGGGCTGGTCGTCGGCCAGGCGATGCTGATCGCCGAGATCGTGGTCGGCGCCTTCGAGCGGGGACTCGACGCCGGGGCGCTCCGGTCGCCACTGCTGCTGCTCGCGGCGGTGGCGCTCGGGCGCGCCCTGGTCGCCTGGCTCACCGAACTGGCCGCACACCGGGCCGGCGCGGCGGTGAAGTCGGAGCTGCGCGGCCGGCTCCTGGACCGGGCAGCCGATCTGGGGCCCGGCTGGCTCGGCGGCCAGCGGACCGGCTCCCTGGTGTCCCTGGCCACCCGGGGAGTGGACGCGCTCGACGACTACTTCTCCCGCTACCTCCCCCAGTTGGGGCTCGCGGTGGTGGTGCCGGCGGCGGTCCTCGCCCGGATCGTCACCGAGGACTGGGTCTCCGCGGCCATCATCGTCGTCACCCTGCCGCTGATTCCGCTGTTCATGATCCTCATCGGCATGGCCACCCAGAGCCGGATGGACCGCCAGTGGCGGCTCCTGTCCCGGCTGTCGGGGCACTTCCTCGACGTGGTGGCGGGGCTCCCGACGCTCAAGGTCTTCGGCCGGGCCAAGGCGCAGGCCGAATCGATCCGCAGGATCACCGACGACTACCGCCAGGCCACGATGCGCACGCTGCGCATCGCCTTCCTGTCCTCCTTCGCCCTCGAACTGCTCGCCACCCTGTCGGTGGCCCTGGTCGCGGTGACCATCGGCATGCGGCTCGTGCACGGCGAACTCGACCTGTACACGGGCCTCGTCATCCTGATCCTCGCGCCGGAGGCCTATCTGCCCCTGCGCCAGGTCGGCGCCCAGTACCACGCGGCCGCCGAGGGACTGGCCGCGGCCGAGGAGATCTTCACCGTCCTCGAGACCCCGGCCCCCCGGGCCGGCGCCGGCGCTCCGGTTCCGGCCGGCGGGCCGGTCATCCAGCTCGACGCGGTCGAGGTCCGCCACGAGGGGCGCGCCGCCTCCTCCCCCGGTCCGGTGTCCCTCGTCGTCGGGCCGGGCGAGTGCGTGGCGCTCACCGGCCCGAGCGGGGCGGGCAAGTCCACCCTCCTGAACGTGCTGCTCGGGTTCGTCGCACCGACGTCCGGGCGGGTACGGGTCGACGGCACCGACCTGGCCGGGCTCTCCCTCGAACAGTGGCGGGAGCAGATCGCCTGGGTGCCGCAGCGACCGCACCTGTTCGCCGGAACCATCGCCGAGAACGTCCGCCTGGCCCGGTCCGGGGCCGACGACGCCGCGGTGGAAGCGGCGCTGCGTGACGCAGGGGCCTGGGAGTTCGTCTCCGCCCTGCCGCGCGGGACGCAGACCCTGCTCGGCGAGGGCGGCGCCGGCCTGTCCGCCGGACAGCGCCAGCGGCTGGCCCTGGCGCGGGCCTTTCTCGCCGACCGGCCGGTGCTGCTGCTGGACGAGCCGACCGCGGCACTGGACGGGGAGACCGAAGCCGCCGTCGTGGAGGCCGTACGACGTCTCACGGCCGGGCGGACCGTGCTCCTCGTGGTGCACCGCCCGGCACTGCTGGCCGTCGCCGACCGGGTGGTGGCGGTGGGCGAGGGCGCCACGGACGGTACCGCGGAGGGCGCGCTCGCGGTGCCGGCCACCGCGGCCGCCCCGCGCACCCCGGCGGAAGCGTCCGACCCCGGGGAGTGGATCCTCGGGACCGCGCGGGAGCGGACCGGCGGCGGGAACGCGGACTCGGGCGGCGGCGACCCGCTGCGCCGGGTGCGGGCCGTGGCCGCCGCCTGGCAGGGCCGGTTCCGGCTGGGCCTGCTGCTCGGAGCGCTGGCCGTCGGGTGCAGCGTCGGGTTGATGGCCGTGTCCGGGTGGCTGATCTCCCGGGCCTCCGAGCAGCCGCCCGTGCTCTACCTGATGGTGGCCGTGACGGCGACCCGCGCCTTCGGGCTCGGGCGGGCCGTCTTCCGCTACGCCGAGCGTCTGGTGTCGCACGACGCCGTCCTGCGGATGCTCGCCGACCTCAGGGTCGCGGTCTACCGGAGGCTGGAGCGGATCGCGCCCGCCGGACTGCGCGAACAGCGGCGCGGGGACCTGCTCTCCCGGCTGGTGGCCGACGCCGACGCACTCCAGGACTACTGGCTGCGCTGGCTGCTGCCGGTGGGCACCGCGGTCCTCGTCGGTACCGGATCGGTGGCGTTCACGGCCTGGCTGCTGCCGGGGGCGGGCATGGTGCTCGGCGTGGGGCTGCTGGTGGCCGGTGTCGGGGTTCCGCTGGTCAGCGGGGCCTGCGCGCGCGGTGCGGAGCGGCGGCTCGCACCCGCCCGGGGCGAGCTCGCCACCCGGGTGGCCGACCTCTTGACGGGTACCGCGGAACTCACCGTCGCCGGCGCCCTCGCCGAGCGGAAGGCCCGGGCGCGGGACGCGGACGGGGCGCTCACCCGGATCGCCTCGCGCGGGGCCGCGGCCGCCGGACTGGGCGGCGGGCTGTCCGCCCTGGTGTGCGGGCTCACCGTGGTGTGTGCCGCGTTCGCCGGTGCGGGCGCCGTGGCGGACGGACGGCTGTCCGGCGTGGCCATGGCGGTGGTGGTACTGACCCCGCTCGCCGCGTTCGAGGCGGTCGCCGGGCTTCCGCTGGCCGTCCAGTACCGGCAGCGGGTGCGGCGCAGCGCCGAGCGGGTCTACGAGGTCATCGATGCGCCCGAGCCCGTCGTCGAACCGGCCGAGCCGCGGGAACTGCCCTCTTCGCCGTTCCCGCTGCGGCTGACGGGGCTCGCCGCCCGCCACGGCGGCCAGGAACGGGACGCCCTGCACGGCCTGGACCTGACCCTGGAGGCCGGCCGGCGCATCGCGGTCATCGGGCCCTCGGGCTCGGGCAAGACCACGCTGGCCCAGGTCCTGATGCGGTTCCTGGATCCGAGCGACGGCTCGTACACCCTGGGCGGGGCGGACGCGCGCGCCCTCGACGGCGACGGCGTACGCCGCTTCGTGGGGCTGTGCGCCCAGGACGCCCATATCTTCGACAGCTCGGTACGCGAGAACCTGCGCCTCGCCCGCACCGGCGCGAGCGAGGCACACCTGCGGGAGGCGCTCGCCGCGGCCCGGCTGCTGGAATGGGCCGACGGGCTTCCGGACGGGCTCGACACCCTGGTCGGCGAGCACGGGCAGCGGCTCTCGGGCGGCCAGCGCCAGCGCCTCGCCCTGGCCCGGGCCCTGCTCGCGGACTTCCCGGTCCTCGTCCTGGACGAGCCGGCCGAGCACCTGGACCTGGCGACCGCGGACGCCCTGACGGCGGACCTGCTGGCGGCGACCGAAGGCCGGGCCACCGTGCTGATCACCCACCGGCTCGCCGGGCTGGCGGCGGTCGACGAGGTCCTCGTGCTGGACCGGGGAGCGGTCGTGCAGCGAGGGGCGTACGCGGAGCTGGCACAGGTCGAGGGTCCGCTGCGGAACCTGCTGGAGCGCGAGCGGCGGGCAGGTGCGATTCCGGCCGACTGTACGAGCTGA